TCGGGGTCCAGTAATTGATGTCCAGGTTGTTGTAGCGGCCGGCCAGCTGGTTGGTGCTGGTGTGGAAGTCGCTTCGAATCATGTTGCCAATGCGGGCGTAGATGAAGAACGACAGGTCGAAGCCTTTGAATTCGAAGCGGTTGGTGATGCCGCCCGCCCACTTAGGAATGGTTGAGCCCAGAATGACCCGGTCGTTGACCGCATCAATCTTGCCGTCGCCGTTCTGGTCTTTAATGCGGATTTGGCCCACTTTCTGCCCGAAGGCCGCCGCCTGCGACTCCTGGCCCAGCTGCCAGATGCCGATTTTCTCGTAGTCATAGTACACCTGCAGGGGCTGCCCGATAAAGCGCTTGTTGCCCACGTCATCCTTGGTGCCGTTGAACAGCTCAACTATTGCCTCGCGGTTGCGGGTGTACTGCAAATCCGTCGACCATTTGAAGCCGCTGGCGGTGTTTACGTTCACCGTGGTCAGCGTCACCTCCACGCCCCGGTTGCGGGTATGGCCCACGTTTTGGAGCACCCGGTCAAAGCCGTTGGAGATGGGCAGCTGGTCGTAGAGCAGCAAGTCGCGCGTGTCGGCCTGGTAGGCTTCAATCGAGCCGTACACGCGGCCCTTCAGCAGGCTGAAATCCATGCCCACGTTGGCCGTGCTGGTGGTTTCCCACTTCAGGTTGTCGTTGCCCAGCGTGCCCACGCGGTAGCCATAGGCGGGCGTGGTGCCAAAGGCGTAGCTGGTGCGGGCCAGCAGGCTCTGCGTCTGGTACGGCGAGATGCCCGTGTTGCCGATGGAGCCGTAGCTGGCACGCAGCTTCAGCTGGTCGAGCCAGGAAAGCCCTTTGAAGAACTCCTCATCGCCGGCATTCCAGCCCACGGCCACGGAGGGGAAGAAGCCGTACTTGTTGTTCGACCCAAAGCGCGAAGACCCGTCGTAGCGGCCCGTGAGGGTGAGCAGGTACTTTTCCTTGTAGTCGTAGTTGACGCGCCCCATGAACGACTGCAGCGTCCAGGTCTGTAAATCGGTGCCGGGCGCGTTGAAGGAGCCCGCCTGGCCGAGGTTGTAAAACTGCTGCGACTCGGCCGAGACGGCGTTTACGTCGATGAAGGCCGTCTCATAGTTGTCGCGCTGGATGGAATGCAGAGCCGTGAGCCCGAGGTTGTGCACCGAGTTGAACGTCTTGTTGTAGGTGACGATGTTCTCAAGGGTGTAGTTGAAGCGCTGGCCAAACTCGGTCCGGCCCGTGGGCGCGCCCAGGCGCCGGGCGTTGGTGTAAGTGCCGGTGAAGCGCCCGAACCGCTGGTTGGTCAGGTCGGGGCCGAAGTTGACGCGGTACTTCAGCCCATCGGCAATTTTCCACTCGCCATAGATGCTGTTGAAGAGGCGGACGGTTTTGGTTTCGGCGATGTTGGCGCCCGGCACCACTTCCGCGGCCGGGTTGGAGCGCAGGCCGTCGGGGGTGGGCAGGAAAATCAGGTTGCCCTGATCATCAAACGGCTTGCCGAGCGGGTTCTCCGACAACGCCCCGCCGAACGGGTGAAAGCCCCGGGCCGTGTAGCTCGGGTTGGGGAAACCGTCGAAGGCCGGGTTGTTGATGGGGCTGTCGGCGCCGTTGTTGAGGCTGTACACGCCGAACGTGGACGCGCCCACCCGAATCCGGTCGTTGATTTGATGGTCGAGGTTTACCCGGAAAGTGTAGCGGGTGAAATCCGTTTGCTTCAAGATGCCCTTGTCCTGAAAATAGTTGCCCGAGATGGCGAACTGGGTTTTCTCGCTGCCGCCCTGAATGCCAATCTGGTGGCTCTGAATGGTGCCCGTGCGTAGTAGCAGGGCCTGGTAGTCGGTGCTGCGCCCCTGCGCGATGCCGTCGAGCTCAATGGCCGAAAAGATTTTCTTGTCGGAAGCCGTCGGGTTGGCATCGTCATAGATGCCGGCTGTCCGGTAGGCCTCGCGCTTGTACTCGGCGTATTGCGGCCCGGTCATCACGTCAACCTGGCCCAGGGCCTTCGAGGTGCCATAGTAGCCGTCGTAGCTCACTACGGTTTTGCCGGCTTTGCCGCGTTTGGTGGTCACCAGCACCACGCCGTTGGCCCCACGCGAGCCATAGATGCCCGTAGCCGAGGCGTCTTTGAGCACCTCCATCGAGGCGATGTCCTGCGAGTTGATGTCGTCAATGCCCCCGGCAATGGGAATGCCATCTACAACATAGAGCGGGTCGTTGGAAGCGTTGATGGAGCGGCGGCCCCGGATGCGCACCGTAACGCCCCCGCCCGGCTCGCTGCCGGTCTGGATTACGTCAACCCCGGCGGCGCGGCCCTGCAGCGCCTGTCGGGCGTTAGACACCGGCAGTTCCGCAATTTCCTTCGATGTGACCGAGGAAATGGCCCCGGTGGTCTGGCTCTTTTTCTGGGTGCCGTAGCCCACCACCACCACGTCGCCTAGGGCGCGGACATCTTCTTTCAGGGTAATGTTGATTTGACGGCGCCCGTCGATGCTTACGGTCTGTGCCCCCATGCCTACAAACGAAAACACGAGGGTGCTGG
This region of Hymenobacter sedentarius genomic DNA includes:
- a CDS encoding SusC/RagA family TonB-linked outer membrane protein; the encoded protein is MIKIYSGHLRNVAFFIMLMLAGASTGAWGQQAGSEITGKVVDEKGAGLPGVTIQVKGSTVGTSSESNGNFSLKVPDGASTLVFSFVGMGAQTVSIDGRRQINITLKEDVRALGDVVVVGYGTQKKSQTTGAISSVTSKEIAELPVSNARQALQGRAAGVDVIQTGSEPGGGVTVRIRGRRSINASNDPLYVVDGIPIAGGIDDINSQDIASMEVLKDASATGIYGSRGANGVVLVTTKRGKAGKTVVSYDGYYGTSKALGQVDVMTGPQYAEYKREAYRTAGIYDDANPTASDKKIFSAIELDGIAQGRSTDYQALLLRTGTIQSHQIGIQGGSEKTQFAISGNYFQDKGILKQTDFTRYTFRVNLDHQINDRIRVGASTFGVYSLNNGADSPINNPAFDGFPNPSYTARGFHPFGGALSENPLGKPFDDQGNLIFLPTPDGLRSNPAAEVVPGANIAETKTVRLFNSIYGEWKIADGLKYRVNFGPDLTNQRFGRFTGTYTNARRLGAPTGRTEFGQRFNYTLENIVTYNKTFNSVHNLGLTALHSIQRDNYETAFIDVNAVSAESQQFYNLGQAGSFNAPGTDLQTWTLQSFMGRVNYDYKEKYLLTLTGRYDGSSRFGSNNKYGFFPSVAVGWNAGDEEFFKGLSWLDQLKLRASYGSIGNTGISPYQTQSLLARTSYAFGTTPAYGYRVGTLGNDNLKWETTSTANVGMDFSLLKGRVYGSIEAYQADTRDLLLYDQLPISNGFDRVLQNVGHTRNRGVEVTLTTVNVNTASGFKWSTDLQYTRNREAIVELFNGTKDDVGNKRFIGQPLQVYYDYEKIGIWQLGQESQAAAFGQKVGQIRIKDQNGDGKIDAVNDRVILGSTIPKWAGGITNRFEFKGFDLSFFIYARIGNMIRSDFHTSTNQLAGRYNNLDINYWTPTNPTNDFPRPNKDQEFPIYNTTLQYFDGSFVKVRNINFGYNFSPAFTHNLKITGLRVYTSIQQPFIFAQFRSKYKGIDPETSDAVSASQIPSVRQITFGVNAKF